From a region of the Microterricola gilva genome:
- a CDS encoding ABC transporter permease, producing the protein MSSLVDTKRAEGRRPSVFRRFTRKRSGVIGLIMLAVPLVAGLCAPLLTALEGQDPYTFHTELLDPNGGRPLGPLGGVSAEHWLGVVPVTGVDLFAQIVFGIRSSLFIAFGASIIAIVFAAILGTAMGYFGGFLNAAAGRVIDFMFGFPGLMFVIAIMVIVPPEFPRELLLVLVLAFFGWIVPARIIGAQAGAINARAFVEAARATGAPPWQIIRREMLPHLFSLVVVLFAMALPANVSTVAGLSFLGVGLRGDVPDLGKLLADSLPWIYSGADVWYMFFPGAVVFCIVFGATLAGDALRDVLDVRTEDAA; encoded by the coding sequence GTGTCGTCACTCGTTGACACGAAGCGTGCGGAGGGCCGGCGTCCGTCGGTCTTCCGCCGCTTCACCCGGAAGCGCTCCGGCGTGATCGGGCTGATCATGCTCGCGGTCCCACTCGTCGCTGGATTGTGTGCGCCCCTGCTCACGGCGTTGGAGGGCCAGGATCCGTACACGTTCCACACGGAACTGCTTGACCCGAACGGCGGTCGCCCACTCGGCCCGCTCGGCGGCGTCAGCGCCGAGCACTGGCTCGGTGTGGTGCCGGTAACCGGCGTCGACCTGTTCGCGCAGATCGTCTTCGGCATCCGCTCGTCCCTGTTCATCGCCTTCGGCGCGAGCATCATCGCGATCGTGTTCGCGGCGATCCTCGGCACGGCGATGGGCTACTTCGGCGGCTTCCTGAACGCCGCAGCCGGGCGCGTCATCGACTTCATGTTCGGGTTCCCCGGGCTCATGTTCGTCATCGCGATCATGGTGATCGTTCCGCCCGAGTTCCCGCGCGAACTACTGCTCGTGCTCGTCCTCGCATTCTTCGGCTGGATCGTGCCGGCCCGCATCATCGGCGCCCAGGCAGGCGCGATCAACGCCCGCGCGTTCGTCGAGGCCGCCAGGGCGACGGGCGCACCGCCGTGGCAGATCATCCGCCGCGAGATGCTCCCCCACCTGTTCAGCCTCGTCGTCGTGCTCTTCGCGATGGCACTGCCAGCCAACGTCAGCACCGTCGCCGGCCTGTCTTTCCTCGGCGTCGGCCTGCGCGGCGACGTGCCCGACCTCGGCAAACTTCTCGCCGACTCCCTGCCCTGGATCTACAGCGGCGCGGATGTCTGGTACATGTTCTTTCCGGGAGCCGTCGTGTTCTGCATCGTCTTCGGCGCGACGCTCGCCGGGGATGCGCTGCGCGACGTCCTGGACGTGCGCACGGAGGACGCCGCATGA
- a CDS encoding ABC transporter permease, whose protein sequence is MTTYIIRRLFTAIFVLLSIAFFTIALFFGASKDPARAMCGKPCAPDTLAKVRAYMQTDHGIVWQYIEFVKGLFVGRSYGSGSQAVHCAAPCFGYSFPNQSDVTTLIVERLPVTLSLTIGAAILCLVVGLGLGALSAIRKGGVLDRFSTGFAMLGLSVPTFLVGLLVVQFFGFTLNMLPYSGFVPLSENPSEWLWHLIGPWMVLSFILAAGYIRVTRTQLLGELSSEHLVAMTARGAAPSRINAHALRGVMIPVVAMFALDVAALLGGSVIAERVFSLHGLGDLLLSGVNESDLSLVVGVTLFSAFLIIIGNLVADLLMPLLDPRIRRA, encoded by the coding sequence ATGACCACCTACATCATCCGCCGACTGTTCACCGCGATCTTCGTGCTGCTCTCGATCGCCTTCTTCACGATCGCGTTGTTCTTCGGCGCATCCAAGGATCCGGCGCGCGCGATGTGCGGCAAGCCGTGCGCGCCAGACACGCTCGCGAAGGTGCGCGCATACATGCAGACCGATCACGGCATCGTCTGGCAGTACATCGAGTTCGTGAAGGGACTGTTCGTCGGGCGCAGCTACGGCTCCGGATCCCAGGCCGTGCACTGCGCCGCACCGTGCTTCGGCTACTCATTCCCCAACCAGAGCGATGTGACGACCCTCATCGTCGAGCGCCTGCCCGTCACACTCTCGCTGACAATCGGCGCTGCGATCCTCTGCCTCGTCGTGGGCCTCGGCCTCGGCGCACTGTCCGCGATCCGCAAGGGCGGCGTCCTCGACCGCTTCTCCACCGGCTTCGCCATGCTCGGGCTGTCCGTGCCGACGTTCCTCGTCGGCCTGCTCGTCGTGCAGTTCTTCGGCTTCACACTGAACATGCTCCCGTACTCGGGGTTCGTGCCGCTGTCGGAGAATCCGAGCGAATGGCTGTGGCACCTGATCGGCCCGTGGATGGTGCTCTCGTTCATCCTGGCGGCCGGCTACATCCGGGTCACACGCACGCAACTGCTCGGCGAGCTCTCCTCCGAGCACCTCGTCGCCATGACCGCCCGCGGTGCCGCCCCATCCCGGATCAACGCCCACGCCCTCCGCGGGGTGATGATCCCCGTCGTCGCGATGTTCGCGCTCGATGTCGCCGCGCTGCTCGGAGGCTCCGTCATCGCGGAGCGAGTGTTCAGCCTGCACGGCCTCGGCGATCTGCTGCTCTCCGGTGTGAACGAATCCGATCTCAGTCTCGTCGTCGGGGTCACGCTGTTCTCCGCCTTCCTCATCATCATCGGCAACCTCGTCGCCGACCTGCTGATGCCGCTTCTCGACCCGAGGATCCGCCGTGCCTGA
- a CDS encoding ABC transporter ATP-binding protein: MPEPVLQINELSVSFASGGGDVDVVRGLSVDLDRGRTLAVVGESGSGKTITGRAIMRLLPPGASTRGSIVVAGREMLTADENALRRVRGADVAMVFQDALSALSPYLSVGAQIVQAVRLHDASVSRRDAFERAVEMLERVRIPDPRGAAKRFPHEFSGGMRQRAVIAMALVNRPALLIADEPTTALDVTVQAQILDLLRELQDEMGMAMLLISHDFGVVARAADDVLVLYAGREAEYGSLRDIFDRPAHPYTAGLRAATPRLDAGGERKRLQAIPGVPTSLRDAGPGCAFAPRCAFSGQLDGRCTVELPLPGFRTASESGGVHRAACHLARLPEMQEIAR, encoded by the coding sequence GTGCCTGAGCCCGTACTCCAGATCAACGAACTCTCCGTCTCCTTCGCCAGCGGCGGCGGCGACGTCGACGTCGTCCGTGGCCTCTCGGTCGACCTCGACCGTGGCCGCACGCTCGCGGTCGTCGGCGAGTCCGGCTCGGGCAAGACGATCACGGGGCGCGCGATCATGCGCTTGTTGCCGCCAGGGGCGAGCACGCGCGGAAGCATCGTCGTCGCGGGGCGCGAGATGCTGACCGCCGACGAGAATGCGCTGCGCCGGGTGCGCGGCGCCGATGTCGCCATGGTGTTCCAGGATGCCCTCTCTGCGCTCAGCCCCTACCTCAGCGTCGGGGCGCAGATCGTGCAGGCTGTCCGCCTGCACGACGCGTCCGTCTCGCGTCGCGACGCGTTCGAACGCGCCGTGGAGATGCTCGAGCGCGTGCGCATCCCGGATCCGCGCGGTGCCGCGAAACGCTTCCCGCATGAGTTCTCCGGCGGTATGCGGCAGCGGGCGGTGATTGCGATGGCACTCGTCAATCGGCCGGCGCTGCTCATCGCGGACGAACCGACGACGGCGCTCGATGTGACGGTGCAGGCGCAGATCCTCGATCTGCTGCGCGAACTCCAAGATGAGATGGGGATGGCGATGTTGCTCATCAGCCATGACTTCGGCGTCGTCGCGCGAGCGGCCGACGATGTGCTCGTGCTCTACGCCGGGCGGGAAGCCGAGTACGGCAGCCTCCGGGACATCTTCGACCGTCCGGCGCACCCCTACACGGCCGGGCTCCGCGCGGCCACTCCGCGCCTGGATGCCGGAGGCGAGCGGAAGCGGCTACAGGCGATCCCCGGCGTGCCGACCTCGCTCCGGGATGCCGGACCTGGGTGCGCCTTCGCGCCCCGGTGCGCGTTCTCCGGGCAGCTCGACGGCCGGTGCACCGTCGAGCTGCCGCTGCCCGGATTCCGAACGGCGAGCGAATCCGGCGGCGTGCACCGCGCGGCCTGCCACCTCGCTCGCCTGCCCGAGATGCAGGAGATCGCCCGATGA
- a CDS encoding ATP-binding cassette domain-containing protein: MSAAIVEMTDVTKSYRSGGAFGAKRKTVLAVDGVSLRIERGESLGLVGESGSGKSTLARMVNGLVRASSGTVLTDGRDVGRLSGAGLRRLRRNVGMVFQDPLASLNPRQTVRQTLENVFRAHGETTSTAELVALLDSVGLGADYLQRYPHEASGGQLQRVAVARALALKPELIIADEPTSALDVSVRAQILNLLADLQRDHGISFLHVSHDLAVIRLYSDRVAVMNLGRIVETGASDEIFLAPKHPYTRSLVEATPEAEIPPLAAPTDDGADAACDNPQHDSPNDRDAVAGPEARAARD, from the coding sequence ATGAGCGCGGCCATCGTCGAGATGACGGACGTGACGAAGAGTTACCGCAGCGGCGGGGCGTTCGGCGCGAAGCGGAAGACGGTGCTCGCCGTCGACGGCGTCAGCCTCCGTATCGAGCGCGGCGAATCGCTTGGTCTCGTCGGCGAATCCGGCTCGGGCAAGTCGACGCTTGCCCGCATGGTGAACGGGCTCGTCCGCGCGAGCTCCGGCACCGTGCTGACGGACGGGCGGGATGTCGGCCGTCTCAGCGGGGCGGGCCTCCGCCGGCTGCGGCGCAACGTCGGCATGGTGTTCCAGGATCCGCTCGCGTCGCTGAACCCCCGGCAAACCGTGCGGCAGACGCTCGAGAACGTGTTCCGCGCCCATGGCGAGACGACGTCGACCGCCGAGCTCGTCGCCCTGCTCGACTCCGTCGGGCTCGGCGCGGACTACCTGCAGCGCTACCCGCACGAGGCGTCCGGCGGCCAGTTGCAGCGTGTCGCCGTCGCCCGAGCACTGGCCCTCAAGCCTGAGCTCATCATCGCCGACGAGCCCACGTCGGCCCTCGACGTGTCCGTACGCGCCCAGATCCTCAACCTGCTCGCCGATTTGCAGCGCGACCACGGGATCTCCTTCCTGCACGTCAGCCATGACCTCGCCGTGATCCGTCTCTACAGCGACCGCGTCGCCGTCATGAATCTCGGCCGCATCGTGGAGACGGGGGCATCCGACGAGATCTTCCTGGCCCCGAAACACCCGTACACGCGCTCCCTCGTCGAGGCGACGCCGGAGGCGGAGATCCCACCGCTGGCCGCGCCGACGGATGACGGGGCCGATGCCGCGTGCGACAATCCTCAGCATGACTCACCGAACGACCGCGACGCCGTGGCCGGGCCGGAAGCCCGCGCGGCACGAGACTGA
- a CDS encoding alpha/beta fold hydrolase: MATDLFVREYGRPARDAPAILILHGAVESGACYANAVARWGDDYCIVAPDARGHGDSPSRLPEHDNVPSTDVMVQDAIDILEDLLASSGRKTIIVGHSMGARIAAFVAADAPHLIAGVVLEDPPWWVPEDGPNPWLSVEQTTPDPFDFRDTATVDELVEMQRAQNPHWAESELRPLAEAMKAVDTDFMERRLHEKRRIWTPTARQITVGPAGVPALLITGSGDVIVDKHSRERLMAVAPGFDIVVIEGAHHCIRRDKPDEYHRHVDAFLRENAPAVGTVTPR; this comes from the coding sequence GTGGCAACCGATCTGTTCGTCCGAGAGTACGGCCGGCCCGCACGCGATGCGCCCGCCATTCTGATCCTGCACGGAGCCGTCGAGTCCGGCGCCTGCTACGCAAATGCCGTCGCCCGCTGGGGTGATGACTACTGCATCGTCGCGCCCGACGCGCGGGGGCACGGTGATTCACCGAGTCGGCTGCCCGAGCACGACAACGTGCCGTCAACGGACGTGATGGTGCAGGATGCCATCGACATTCTCGAGGACCTGCTCGCATCGAGCGGGCGGAAGACGATCATCGTCGGGCACTCGATGGGCGCCCGCATCGCCGCGTTCGTCGCGGCGGACGCTCCGCACCTCATCGCCGGCGTCGTGCTGGAGGATCCGCCGTGGTGGGTTCCGGAAGACGGGCCGAACCCCTGGCTCAGCGTTGAGCAGACCACCCCGGACCCATTCGACTTTCGCGACACGGCGACGGTCGACGAGCTCGTCGAGATGCAGCGCGCACAGAACCCGCACTGGGCCGAGTCCGAGCTGCGCCCGCTTGCGGAGGCGATGAAGGCCGTCGACACCGACTTCATGGAGCGGCGCCTCCACGAGAAGCGGCGCATCTGGACGCCGACGGCGCGGCAGATCACGGTCGGGCCGGCCGGCGTGCCTGCCCTGCTCATCACCGGCAGCGGCGACGTCATCGTCGACAAGCACTCGCGGGAGCGGCTGATGGCCGTGGCCCCCGGCTTCGACATCGTCGTGATTGAGGGCGCTCACCACTGCATCCGGCGTGACAAGCCGGACGAGTACCATCGCCACGTCGACGCGTTCCTCCGCGAGAACGCACCGGCCGTAGGGACGGTCACTCCACGCTGA
- a CDS encoding LysR family transcriptional regulator has product MIDPRRLLVLRAFVLSESVTATAAAMHLTPSAVSQQLAALEREVGQALVVRTGRKLALTPAGRILSEHAEEINSRLKIAEAELAAHSGGVLGQLRIAAFPTAISWVVAPAIVELRRNAPGIDVKVIDAEAHMSHRMLMRGDVDVTVSLEYQSDPERDSPDIMKFPLYIERFKAVLPHSHPLAGSADGIELTQLTGDGWIMPSPGNPCRAMVLQACAEVGFHPPITHVSDDYRAAVALVAAEAGICLVPESALAATDAEWVSILPTRGIAPLRKVTMTTRRDNQGHPVVRAGLDAMRAVLAEPDSEIHGPLARSDTFSVE; this is encoded by the coding sequence ATGATCGATCCCCGGCGACTCCTCGTTCTCCGCGCCTTCGTGCTCTCGGAATCGGTCACCGCCACAGCCGCTGCCATGCATCTCACGCCGTCAGCAGTGTCGCAGCAGCTCGCCGCACTTGAACGTGAAGTCGGCCAGGCGCTCGTGGTCCGCACGGGGCGAAAGCTCGCTCTCACTCCCGCCGGGCGCATCCTGTCCGAGCATGCAGAAGAGATCAACTCGCGCCTGAAGATCGCCGAGGCCGAGCTCGCGGCACACTCCGGCGGCGTGCTCGGGCAGCTCCGCATCGCCGCGTTTCCGACGGCGATCAGCTGGGTCGTCGCGCCCGCCATCGTCGAGCTGCGCCGCAACGCGCCCGGCATCGACGTGAAGGTCATCGACGCGGAAGCCCACATGAGCCACAGGATGCTGATGCGCGGCGACGTCGACGTGACGGTCAGCCTCGAGTACCAGTCTGACCCGGAGCGGGACTCGCCCGACATCATGAAGTTCCCGCTGTACATCGAACGCTTCAAGGCGGTGCTGCCGCACAGTCACCCGCTCGCGGGATCGGCGGACGGCATCGAGCTGACCCAGCTCACTGGGGACGGCTGGATCATGCCCTCACCCGGAAACCCATGCCGGGCGATGGTCCTGCAGGCGTGCGCCGAAGTCGGCTTCCACCCGCCGATCACCCACGTCTCCGACGACTACCGCGCCGCCGTGGCGCTCGTCGCCGCCGAGGCGGGAATCTGCCTGGTGCCGGAGTCTGCGCTCGCGGCGACGGATGCCGAATGGGTGAGCATCCTGCCGACGCGCGGCATCGCGCCGCTCCGCAAGGTCACCATGACGACGCGGCGCGACAACCAGGGCCACCCCGTCGTCCGTGCCGGACTCGACGCGATGCGCGCCGTGCTCGCCGAGCCCGACTCGGAGATCCACGGTCCGCTCGCGCGGTCCGACACGTTCAGCGTGGAGTGA
- a CDS encoding heparan-alpha-glucosaminide N-acetyltransferase domain-containing protein, whose amino-acid sequence MTVPTPAPAGRVDGAPVPAPRQAQRGVTTGELARLVGIDFARFLAIVGMMCAHLLLQPGMPGHQAWVSALVDGNASTLFAVIGGISVILATRRYLEAGAYAAAAWAMAARGVVVIVLGATLAMLPVSVVIVLVYFGVAMLCTIPFLRMPVRWLLVSAALIALVGPFVTTAVRGSLNVTAEAGGLPWTDLADPALAVRAVFVTGTYPVITWLVYLLVGMALARLLLAARRDEQTERRFIVRSGVTGIVLTVVSLGASRLIFELWGRAAITAATPRIDPALLEELVGESGYGAPVSGDWWWLLGAAPHTGTLFDVLRGIGVALIVIALMLAFARWAPRWLLGALRPVSAAGAAPLTIYTVHVLGVAVTTSIVMLLDPVSFTELPWWYLGWQILAVHVAVVLVIGAVLAVLGRRGPLEVFVSAVATWAARVGSRENWSKHMRRMPPAAGAEQ is encoded by the coding sequence ATGACCGTTCCCACTCCCGCACCCGCCGGGCGGGTCGACGGCGCCCCGGTTCCCGCCCCGCGGCAGGCGCAACGCGGCGTCACGACGGGCGAGCTCGCACGCCTCGTCGGAATCGACTTCGCCCGCTTCCTCGCGATCGTCGGCATGATGTGCGCGCACCTGTTGCTGCAGCCGGGAATGCCGGGGCACCAGGCCTGGGTCAGCGCCCTCGTCGACGGCAACGCCTCGACACTCTTCGCCGTGATCGGCGGCATCAGCGTCATCCTCGCCACCCGCCGCTACCTCGAGGCCGGCGCCTACGCAGCGGCCGCCTGGGCCATGGCCGCACGCGGCGTTGTGGTCATCGTGCTCGGCGCGACTCTCGCGATGCTGCCGGTCAGCGTCGTCATCGTGCTCGTGTACTTCGGCGTCGCGATGCTCTGCACCATCCCATTCCTCCGGATGCCGGTGCGCTGGCTCCTCGTCAGCGCCGCACTGATCGCGCTCGTTGGTCCGTTCGTCACCACCGCGGTCCGCGGCTCGCTCAACGTCACAGCGGAGGCGGGTGGCCTGCCCTGGACCGACCTCGCCGACCCCGCGCTGGCTGTGCGCGCGGTGTTCGTGACCGGAACGTATCCCGTCATCACTTGGTTGGTCTACCTGCTGGTTGGCATGGCGCTCGCCCGGCTGTTGCTGGCCGCTCGGCGTGACGAGCAGACGGAGCGACGGTTCATCGTCCGCAGCGGGGTGACCGGAATCGTGCTCACCGTCGTGAGTCTCGGCGCGTCCCGCCTGATCTTCGAGCTGTGGGGGCGCGCGGCCATCACCGCCGCAACACCGAGAATCGATCCGGCCCTGCTCGAGGAGCTGGTCGGGGAGTCCGGATACGGCGCCCCCGTGTCCGGGGACTGGTGGTGGCTGCTCGGAGCGGCCCCGCACACGGGCACGCTCTTCGACGTGCTCCGCGGCATCGGGGTCGCGCTCATCGTGATCGCGCTCATGCTCGCCTTCGCCCGGTGGGCGCCGCGCTGGCTGCTCGGAGCGCTGCGCCCGGTATCGGCTGCGGGTGCGGCGCCGCTCACCATATATACGGTGCACGTGCTGGGTGTCGCGGTGACCACGAGCATCGTGATGCTGCTCGACCCGGTCTCGTTCACGGAGCTGCCGTGGTGGTACCTGGGCTGGCAGATCCTCGCCGTGCACGTCGCGGTGGTGCTCGTGATCGGTGCGGTGCTGGCGGTGCTGGGCAGGCGCGGTCCGCTCGAGGTATTCGTCAGCGCGGTCGCAACGTGGGCCGCCCGCGTCGGGTCGCGCGAAAACTGGAGCAAGCACATGCGCAGGATGCCGCCGGCCGCAGGCGCTGAACAGTAG
- a CDS encoding cyclase family protein: protein MTEYRASFDAVVTFVNGGDLVAHGFRLDLPSGEVSKQRLAELFVRHLGLTLVENVTLTNIETVREQHKGSRGIPFADMLSEALEGSALADSLAEQGATDAGTTGSARAGRLVDLSHPIRAGLVTYPGLPAPVITPHLTREDSRNKYAPGTEFALDVITMIGNTGTYLDSPFHRYEGGVDLAGLTLDTLVDLPAEVFHLTDAGSRGIPAEVFFDRALAGSAVMLHTGWDRHFGNPEYALGAPYLTEAGARHLVEQGVALVGIDSLNIDDVEPESGGARPAHSLLLEAGIHVVEHLTGLGELPARGARVTAVPPKVEGFGTFPVRAFATLPE from the coding sequence ATGACCGAGTACCGCGCTAGTTTCGACGCCGTCGTCACCTTCGTCAACGGGGGAGACCTCGTCGCCCACGGTTTCCGGCTCGATCTGCCGTCTGGCGAGGTGTCGAAGCAGCGCCTGGCGGAGCTGTTCGTGCGCCACCTCGGGCTCACCCTCGTCGAGAACGTCACCCTGACAAACATCGAGACCGTGCGGGAACAGCACAAGGGCAGCCGTGGCATCCCCTTCGCCGACATGCTCAGCGAGGCGCTCGAGGGCAGCGCGCTTGCCGACAGCCTGGCCGAGCAGGGCGCAACGGATGCCGGCACAACCGGCTCGGCCCGGGCCGGCCGCCTCGTCGACCTCAGCCACCCCATCCGTGCCGGCCTCGTCACCTATCCCGGCCTGCCCGCGCCCGTGATCACCCCGCACCTGACTCGGGAGGACTCCCGTAACAAGTACGCGCCGGGCACCGAGTTCGCCCTCGACGTCATCACCATGATCGGCAACACCGGCACCTACCTCGACAGCCCGTTCCACCGCTACGAGGGTGGCGTCGACCTGGCCGGGCTCACGCTCGACACCCTCGTCGACCTACCCGCCGAGGTCTTCCACCTCACGGATGCCGGCAGCCGCGGCATCCCGGCCGAGGTGTTCTTCGACCGCGCACTCGCGGGCTCGGCCGTGATGCTGCACACTGGCTGGGACCGCCACTTCGGCAACCCCGAGTATGCGCTCGGCGCGCCATACCTCACGGAGGCTGGCGCCAGGCACCTCGTGGAGCAGGGCGTCGCGCTCGTCGGCATCGACTCGCTCAACATCGACGACGTCGAGCCGGAATCGGGCGGGGCACGCCCGGCGCACTCGCTGCTGCTCGAGGCCGGCATCCACGTGGTCGAGCACCTCACCGGCCTCGGCGAACTGCCGGCGCGCGGTGCGCGCGTCACCGCGGTGCCGCCGAAGGTGGAAGGCTTCGGCACGTTCCCGGTGCGCGCCTTCGCGACGCTGCCCGAGTAG
- a CDS encoding APC family permease produces MTSTTVPTASASRVETGAPPVVEHRGSLGLVRGTALYIAAVLGTGILVLPGLTASVAGPGSILAVAAVFLLSIPLAGTFAALAARYPDPGGVASYVRRALGNTPARIAGYWFYFGVCVGGPVVGVLGAEYIVAVLGIDHSAVGIVGLAILVPPFVANLFGLRVSGTVQLGLTVLLLAVVIGVVAVSFPAADPANFQPFLPHGLAGVGAAISLFLWAFAGWEVGTHIAGEFANPRKVIPWATGIAVVVVGVAYLLLQIVTVAVLGPDAGNGPVPLINLVSAVAPGIGPVAVAIVAGVVVLGVINVYLGAFGKLGASLGRDGDLPRWLAKGVEDGAVPRRALSVTAVLIAIYYALMAANGFDLTAFILVHTSCMAAIYAFGMIAAVKILDRWSIGWWMAIVSSVLTIGLLVLAGPNLVIPAVLALAAIVVALVKRRRARQVSTSSTSGAPLTEPAAPPIEPVRPLIEPVEITPTATPLESR; encoded by the coding sequence GTGACTTCGACCACCGTGCCCACAGCTTCCGCCTCCCGCGTGGAGACGGGTGCGCCGCCGGTCGTCGAGCACCGTGGCTCACTCGGTCTCGTGCGCGGCACTGCGCTCTACATCGCGGCCGTGCTCGGAACCGGAATCCTCGTGTTGCCCGGGCTCACGGCATCCGTCGCCGGGCCCGGCTCGATCCTCGCCGTCGCCGCGGTGTTCCTGCTCTCCATTCCGCTGGCCGGCACCTTCGCGGCGCTCGCCGCACGCTACCCCGACCCGGGCGGCGTCGCCAGCTACGTGCGCCGGGCGCTCGGCAACACCCCGGCGCGCATCGCCGGCTACTGGTTCTACTTCGGGGTCTGCGTCGGCGGCCCCGTCGTCGGTGTGCTCGGCGCCGAGTACATCGTGGCGGTGCTCGGCATCGATCACTCCGCCGTCGGCATCGTCGGCCTCGCGATCTTGGTGCCGCCGTTCGTCGCCAACCTGTTCGGCCTGCGCGTCTCCGGCACCGTGCAGCTCGGCCTCACCGTGCTGCTCCTCGCCGTCGTCATCGGCGTCGTTGCCGTGTCGTTCCCGGCCGCGGATCCCGCCAACTTCCAGCCCTTCCTGCCGCACGGCCTCGCCGGAGTCGGCGCGGCGATCAGCCTCTTCCTCTGGGCCTTCGCGGGCTGGGAGGTCGGCACCCACATCGCCGGCGAGTTCGCGAACCCGCGCAAGGTGATCCCGTGGGCGACGGGCATCGCCGTGGTCGTCGTCGGCGTCGCTTACCTGTTGCTGCAGATCGTCACCGTCGCAGTTCTCGGGCCGGATGCCGGCAACGGCCCCGTCCCGCTGATCAACCTCGTGTCGGCCGTTGCCCCCGGCATCGGGCCCGTGGCAGTCGCCATCGTCGCCGGTGTCGTCGTGCTCGGTGTCATCAACGTCTACCTCGGTGCGTTCGGCAAACTCGGCGCCTCCCTCGGCCGGGACGGCGACCTTCCGCGCTGGCTGGCCAAGGGCGTCGAAGACGGAGCCGTTCCGCGCCGGGCGCTCAGCGTGACCGCCGTGCTCATCGCGATCTACTACGCGTTGATGGCGGCGAACGGCTTCGACCTGACCGCGTTCATCCTCGTGCACACCAGCTGCATGGCGGCGATCTACGCATTCGGCATGATCGCGGCCGTCAAGATCCTCGACCGCTGGAGCATCGGCTGGTGGATGGCGATCGTGTCGAGCGTGCTCACCATCGGGCTGCTCGTGCTGGCCGGCCCGAACCTGGTGATTCCGGCGGTGCTGGCTCTCGCGGCCATCGTCGTCGCACTCGTCAAACGCCGCCGCGCCCGCCAGGTTTCGACAAGCTCAACCAGCGGGGCCCCGTTGACTGAGCCTGCGGCCCCGCCGATTGAGCCTGTCCGTCCGTTGATTGAGCCTGTCGAAATCACCCCCACCGCAACACCCTTGGAGAGCAGATGA
- a CDS encoding nuclear transport factor 2 family protein, with the protein MTDNDVITRWVEGYERAWKSNDPADIRAIFTEDAEYRTRPHRQPWRGHDEIVAKWIENGDGPDDVTFEWEPVLVSAETAVVRGKTDYVDDSIYHNLWVVQLAPDGRATSFTEWWMEEPKGGEPASE; encoded by the coding sequence ATGACTGACAATGACGTGATCACGCGCTGGGTCGAGGGATACGAGCGCGCCTGGAAGAGCAACGACCCCGCAGACATCCGTGCGATCTTCACCGAGGATGCCGAGTACCGCACCCGCCCGCACCGCCAGCCGTGGCGCGGGCACGACGAGATCGTCGCGAAGTGGATCGAGAACGGCGACGGCCCGGATGACGTCACCTTCGAGTGGGAGCCGGTGCTGGTCAGCGCCGAAACCGCCGTGGTCCGGGGCAAGACCGACTACGTCGACGACAGCATCTACCACAACCTCTGGGTGGTGCAGCTGGCGCCGGACGGTCGGGCCACCTCCTTCACCGAGTGGTGGATGGAGGAGCCGAAGGGTGGGGAGCCGGCGTCCGAGTGA